In Odocoileus virginianus isolate 20LAN1187 ecotype Illinois chromosome 5, Ovbor_1.2, whole genome shotgun sequence, a single window of DNA contains:
- the CLDN19 gene encoding claudin-19 has product MANSGLQLLGYFLAMGGWVGIIASTALPQWKQSSYAGDAIITAVGLYEGLWMSCASQSTGQVQCKLYDSLLALEGHIQSARALMVVAVLLGFVAMVLSVVGMKCTRVGDSNPIAKGRVAIAGGALFLLAGLCTLTAVSWYATLVTQEFFNPSTPVNARYEFGPALFVGWAAAGLALLGGSFLCCTCPEPERTNNSPQPYRPGPSAAAREPVVKLSASTKGPLGV; this is encoded by the exons ATGGCCAACTCCGGCCTTCAGCTCCTGGGCTACTTCCTGGCTATGGGTGGCTGGGTGGGCATCATCGCCAGCACAGCCCTGCCGCAGTGGAAGCAGTCCTCCTACGCGGGCGACGCCATCATCACCGCCGTGGGCCTCTACGAAGGGCTCTGGATGTCCTGCGCCTCCCAGAGCACCGGTCAGGTGCAGTGCAAGCTTTATGACTCGCTGCTCGCCCTGGAAG GTCACATCCAGTCGGCGCGAGCCCTGATGGTGGTGGCCGTGCTCCTGGGCTTCGTGGCCATGGTCCTCAGTGTTGTTGGTATGAAGTGCACTCGGGTCGGAGACAGCAACCCCATCGCCAAGGGCCGTGTGGCCATCGCTGGGGGTGCCCTCTTCCTCCTGGCGG GCCTCTGCACTTTGACGGCCGTCTCGTGGTATGCCACCCTGGTGACCCAGGAGTTCTTCAACCCCAGCACACCTGTCAACGCCAG GTACGAGTTCGGCCCGGCCTTGTTCGTGGGCTGGGCAGCCGCCGGCCTGGCCCTGCTGGGCGGCTCCTTCCTCTGCTGCACGTGTCCGGAGCCCGAACGAACCAACAACAGCCCGCAGCCCTACCGGCCGGGTCCCTCTGCGGCTGCCCGAGA ACCAGTTGTTAAATTGTCTGCCTCCACCAAGGGCCCCCTGGGTGTGTAA